One window of Dromaius novaehollandiae isolate bDroNov1 chromosome 20, bDroNov1.hap1, whole genome shotgun sequence genomic DNA carries:
- the DPM2 gene encoding dolichol phosphate-mannose biosynthesis regulatory protein, giving the protein MATATDQVVGFGLVAFSLVLFVYYTIWIIILPFIDSDHGIHQYFLPREYAVIIPVVAGLLLLLFIGIFIVIVMWKNRKPAKKLD; this is encoded by the exons ATG GCCACAGCAACAGACCAGGTGGTTGGATTTGGCTTGGTAGCCTTCAGCCTCGTCCTCTTTGTTTACTACACCATCTGGATCATCATACTG CCCTTCATCGACAGCGACCACGGCATCCATCAGTACTTCTTGCCCAGGGAGTATGCTGTTATTATCCCTGTAGTGgctgggctcctgctgctgctatttATCG GCATTTTCATAGTGATTGTGATGTGGAAGAACAGGAAACCTGCAAAGAAATTGGACTGA
- the PIP5KL1 gene encoding phosphatidylinositol 4-phosphate 5-kinase-like protein 1 — MAAAAEPEGRPQARRRWLFWRGHRQWKLLGVFEIDPEHEFYGLTCRLRAGLGAATQAAIDHPPADPPSEGDCATVLKQPHEGFELRTYAAPAFARLRRSLGLAEEEYQASLCSRGPYLQFISNSKSSADFFLTHDKRFFLKTQSKREIRFLLSNLPRYLRHLERYPHSLLVRFLGVHSIILPRRRKKYFIIMQSVFYPDERILERYDIKGCRVNRWAEPAPEGSPAIVVLKDCNFEGKTIALGAQRPWLLRQLELDSRFLEELRVLDYSLLLALQPLHADERQPPALALASLVGRAARSMEQGAPGGMDAAGEPGARAAAQHRRLLPAASNPLHVLDGPQLRYFVGVIDLFTVYGCRKRLEHLWKSVRYRGQAFSTVCPAEYARRLCRWAETHTL, encoded by the exons ATG gcagcagcagccgaGCCGGAGGGCCGCCCCCAGGCCCGGAGGCGCTGGCTCTTCTGGAGGGGCCACCGGCAGTGGAAGCTCCTGGGTGTCTTCGAGATCGACCCCGAGCACGAGTTCTACGGGCTGACGTGCCGGCTGCGTGCGGGGCTGGGCGCCGCCACCCAGGCGGCCATCGACCACCCGCCCGCG GACCCCCCCAGCGAGGGCGACTGCGCCACGGTGCTCAAGCAGCCCCACGAG GGCTTCGAGCTGCGCACGTACGCGGCACCGGCCTTTGCCCGCCTGCGGCGCTCGCTGGGGCTGGCCGAGGAGGAGTACCAGGCGTCGCTGTGCTCCCGCGGGCCCTACCTCCAGTTCATCAGCAACTCCAAGAGCTCGGCCGACTTCTTCCTGAC GCACGACAAACGCTTCTTCCTCAAGACGCAGAGCAAGCGGGAGATCCGGTTCCTCCTGTCCAACCTGCCCCGGTACCTGCGGCACCTTGAGAGATATCCCCACTCGCTCCTGGTCCGCTTCCTGG GGGTTCACAGCATCATCCTGCCCCGACGGAGGAAG AAATACTTCATCATCATGCAGAGCGTCTTCTACCCCGATGAGAGGATCCTGGAACG GTACGACATCAAGGGCTGCCGGGTGAACCGCTGGGCCGAGCCGGCCCCCGAGGGCAGCCCGGCCATCGTCGTGCTGAAGGACTGCAACTTCGAGGGGAAAACCATCGCCCTGG GCGCCCAGCGGCCCTGGCTGCTGCGGCAGCTGGAGCTGGACAGCCGCTTCCTGGAGGAGCTGCGGGTGCTCGactacagcctgctgctggccctgcagccGCTGCACGCCGACGAGCGGCagccgcccgccctcgccctcgccagCCTCGTCGGCCGCGCCGCCCG gtcCATGGAGCAGGGCGCCCCGGGCGGGATGGATGCGGCGGGGGAGCCGGGGGCCCGCGCGGCCGCCCAGCACCGGCGCctgctgcccgccgccagcaACCCGCTGCACGTGCTGGACGGGCCGCAGCTCCGCTACTTCGTGGGCGTCATCGACCTCTTCACCGTCTACGGCTGCCGCAAGCGGCTCGAGCACCTCTGGAAGAGCGTCCGCTACCGCGGCCAGGCCTTCTCCACCGTCTGCCCCGCCGAGTACGCCCGGCGCCTCTGCCGCTGGGCGGAGACGCACACGCTGTGA
- the ST6GALNAC4 gene encoding alpha-N-acetyl-neuraminyl-2,3-beta-galactosyl-1,3-N-acetyl-galactosaminide alpha-2,6-sialyltransferase: MRTLAQVFLALLSLAAASTVYVLLCSRTRPALCCQPPVWPGSPRHAAPRALRLHGYSRVPDGEPLARAPCRRCALVSSSGQMLGSRLGRAIDGEECVLRMNHAPTGGYEEDVGSRSTVRMVSHTSVPLLLRDQPYFFERSRETVYVIWGPTKKMSREKVGPTYQALLKVVEKYPSLQIYTLTEQKMAYCDDLFQNETGKNRMKSGSFLSTGWFTMILAMELCEQVLVFGMVNDNYCREKNHSSVPYHYFEKGRLDECKTYLAHERAPRAGHRFITEKAVFSRWAKKRNIIFTHPSWAGG; the protein is encoded by the exons ATGAGGACGCTG GCGCAGGTCTTCCTCGCCCTGCTCTCGCTGGCTGCCGCCTCCACGGTCTACGTGCTGCTCTGCTCCCGCACCCGCCCGGCGCTCTGCTGCCAGCCCCCCGTGtggcccggcagcccccggcacgcggcgccccgcgccctccgcctcCACGGCTACAGCCGCGTCCCCGACGGCGAG CCGCTGGCCAGAGCGCCGTGCCGCCGCTGCGCCCTCGTCTCCAGCTCGGGGCAGATGCTGGGCTCGCGCCTGGGCCGGGCCATCGACGGCGAGGAGTGCGTGCTGCGCATGAACCACGCGCCCACCGGCGGCTACGAGGAGGACGTGGGGTCCCGCAGCACCGTCCGCATGGTGTCGCACACCAGCGTCCCGCTGCTGCTCCGGGACCAGCCCTACTTCTTCGAGCGGTCCCGGGAGACCGTCTACGTCATCTGGGGGCCCACGAAGAAGATGAGCCGGGAGAAGGTGGGCCCGACCTACCAGGCGCTGCTGAAGGTGGTGGAGAAGTATCCCAGCCTGCAGATCTACACGCTCACCGAGCAGAAGATGGCCTACTGCGACGACCTCTTCCAGAACGAGACCGGCAAGAACAG GATGAAATCCGGGTCCTTCCTGAGCACGGGCTGGTTCACCATGATCCTGGCCATGGAGCTGTGCGAGCAGGTCTTGGTCTTCGGCATGGTCAACGATAATTACTGCAG GGAGAAGAACCACTCCAGCGTGCCTTACCACTACTTCGAGAAGGGCCGCCTGGACGAGTGCAAGACCTACCTGGCGCACGAGCGAgcgccccgcgccgggcaccgctTCATCACCGAGAAAGCCGTCTTCTCCCGCTGGGCCAAGAAAAGGAACATCATCTTCACCCACCCCTCCTGGGCGGGCGGCTAG
- the ST6GALNAC6 gene encoding alpha-N-acetylgalactosaminide alpha-2,6-sialyltransferase 6 produces MSSSTGQRAAVFVVLFALIMLLIIYSSSSGNEVFRYGALRGKARRPPNLKKWGVRSGYLPVCGNKTLTSHCHQCVIVTSSSHLLGTRLGSEIDQAECTIRMNDAPTTGYEADVGNKTSFRVVAHSSVYRVLKRPQEFVNKTPETIFIFWGPPAKMQKSLLKIIQRVGMSFPNMMAYVVSPGRMKQFDDLFRGETGKDREKSRSWLSTGWFTMVIAVELCDNVHVYGMVPPDYCSGRPQPRRAAYHYYEPKGPDECTTYIHNERSRKGNHHRFLTEKRVFASWAGLYNITFSHPAWP; encoded by the exons ATGAGCAGCAGCACG GGCCAGCGCGCTGCCGTCTTCGTGGTCCTCTTTGCCCTCATCATGTTGCTGATCATCTACAGCTCCAGCAGCGGGAACGAGGTCTTCCGCTACGGCGCGCTGCGGGGCAAAGCCCGCCGCCCCCCCAACCTCAAGAAATGGGGGGTGAGAAGCGGGTACCTGCCCGTCTGCGGCAACAAG ACCCTGACTTCCCACTGCCACCAGTGCGTCATTGTCACCAGCTCCAGCCACCTCCTGGGCACCCGCCTGGGCTCGGAGATCGACCAGGCCGAGTGCACCATCCGCATGAACGACGCCCCCACCACCGGCTACGAGGCGGACGTGGGCAACAAGACCAGCTTCCGCGTGGTGGCTCACTCCAGCGTCTACCGGGTGCTGAAGAGGCCGCAGGAGTTCGTCAACAAGACCCCGGAGACCATCTTCATCTTCTGGGGGCCGCCCGCCAAGATGCAGAAGAGCCTGCTGAAGATCATCCAGCGCGTGGGCATGTCCTTCCCCAACATGATGGCCTACGTCGTCTCCCCGGGGCGCATGAAGCAGTTCGATGACTTGTTCCGGGGAGAGACGGGGAAGGACAG GGAGAAGTCGCGCTCGTGGCTCAGCACCGGCTGGTTCACCATGGTGATCGCGGTGGAGCTGTGCGACAACGTCCACGTTTACGGCATGGTGCCGCCCGACTACTGCAG CGGGCGGCCCCAGCCGCGGCGCGCCGCCTACCACTACTACGAGCCCAAGGGCCCCGACGAGTGCACCACCTACATCCACAACGAGCGGAGCCGCAAGGGCAACCACCACCGCTTCCTCACGGAGAAGCGGGTCTTCGCCAGCTGGGCTGGGCTCTACAACATCACCTTCTCGCACCCGGCCTGGCCCTAG